In Drosophila ananassae strain 14024-0371.13 chromosome 3R, ASM1763931v2, whole genome shotgun sequence, the DNA window CCGTTTGGTTTTCGCAACTCAACGCGCCGACTTCCTCGGCCCTTCTTCACCGCCAGCGCTGCCTCGACGAGTCTGAGCCAAATCGGTTGGCCCAGCCTCCCGCCTGGCTTCAATTTTATCGCCGCCAATTTACTGCCGTTTTCCACTCTGCGGGTGTGCATTTTTCGGTTGTTGTTCCCCCCAAGTTGCGATGGCGAAGAAGGCAACCgctgttgcatatttttcttGGCATAAATTCCATTGTGCAGGCTCCGTGATTTACGCAGCGATGATTGGAGCTGGGCTATCGTAGTAATTTCCATCGAAATTATGCCGATGGGCAGGGTGAAATTCTAAAACAAGCAACAGGAAATTGTAAACGGCCACAAGAGTGCTTCGAGCAGGCACCATCTATACCTTATTGTTTCGTGTTACCATTGCCATTGTTATTAATAGTGACATGAATAACATGAGTAGAGGAGTTTCAAAACAATTGCTGTCTTGTTACTGCTGTTCTACTAATTATTATGCACTAATGTTATTGGAGAACCAGTATGTAACCTCGTATTAGAGGTGTGCGGAAATATAAACCTTAATATATTTGACCACGTAATTAAAACTCTGCAGAATGAGATATATTTCATTAGCTGACACTCGAATCTGAAGTTTACGAGAACAACAAAGGCCCCACATGGAACAATCAATGTCCTGCCACCCTAAAGGATGTAAAATCCTTTTAGACAAGCAAACTTTTGTGATATAGCTGTGGGGAATGTGGTCAGGTGGGAGGTGAACTTCTTGACTGGCAATGATAACTTCTATTGTATAGGTCTCTACATGCATTTATGAATTAAAGGACAatggtaaaaataaatatagtaaaaaatagtatatataaataaatatcataCATACCTTCATTACCAAAACCATAAAATAGTAAgaactaaaatttatttagacTTCTAGACGGCACTAGCCATTATCTTACCATTTGTAGCCCACTGTATCCACAAAGTCAAGTGCAACAAATGCATAAATTAAACTCTGTTGTGAGTTTAGTTTAGCCAACTGTGCGATGGTGTGTGTTTACTTGTACGGCGCACTGTGAGACGCAGGGTTGGTGTTGCTGTGCAAGCGTGCATATTCACCATTATCGATACTGAAGGACATTATCAGCACATATGCACCGCCAGCCAGGGGCGGAGAGGAGAAGGAGTAGGTGGCTGGGTGGTAGATGGTGGGTGGAAAAAGGAGGCACGGCTTGGGCATGCATAAAACATGTTTGGTCGGTTGGCAGCAAATTGAATCAATAATATCCAATCATGGGTTAACAATGCGAATTGATTTCTAGCAGCCATGCAAGCGGGAAGAAGTCTGGGCATCTCCTGTGCAGGGAAGGTCCTGCAGGACCCAGGCAGGCGCCTGGCGAACACACAGGCGAACATAACAGCCCCCAAAACACAAGATAAGGACAACGCAACCGAAGCAGCTTTCACCTCGGGAGGGAGTGCCCatgtaaatattaattaagttTTGGCTTTTGTTGCATTAGGCTTCGGTTTTTGAAGAAGACCCTGCAGACGATCCCAGATGCAGGCATCTATCATTGTATTAGCAGTAGTATTATATGGTTAGTTAGTCGCTCCTTTGTCCTGTCGTCCTGGCCTAATCAACTTGGGAGTGCATGTGTTCTCTCGGTGTTTACCTGGCCATTTAATTAGATCACAAAGAGTCGTGTTTGAATTGACACTAATTTcgtttgtattttgttttagttCTCCAGAAATATTTACACTATGAGTCCTTCGGTCCTTGGCTCCCGACTGCGCTTCCCTTGCAGGCCATTAATTCTCATTTGATCTGAGATCCGAATTTCAATTGTTTGGCTAAAATCGTAATAGCACCAAAAATTTATCTCAGTtgggaaattaaattttgtacaatTTGTAAAAGTTTGCCAAATGGTGTCGCCAACTGCCACGAACCGAGCGCAAGCAAACTTTCTGCATTTCCATTACAAGTTTCGCTCCACCCACCGCCAACCACTCACTTACAGCCCACATCTGCCACCCACCCATCCGTCGCGTGGGAACAACCTCAATCCCGGCTTACgcgtttatttaatttggctagaacattacgcatacgcccgAGTGTTAACTGTGCTCTCATAATTGCCGCGTAATTGCCGGGAAGAGTAACTGTCAACTCCAATGGCAATCGGAGTTAAGCTGGCTAAAAGGAATACGACACCATGGCTTTTAATTTAATGAGAACTATTTGGAAGTTAACTAAATTGTAGAATCTCATTGGTGGTCCTTTTTTGAGGATTATGTatgtaaataaacaataaagtaataaagattaaaatattttacaaattgTATAATTCACGGTAACCAGTTAAGAGGTCCTCCCTTTATTAAATTCCTGTCTTTTTGTTCCGCGTGATTTACTCGCTAAACGCGACATGGCTCGGCAATGGACGAGCCGAGGCGAGTCGGAGATCTTTGCCGGATTGCGGTCAACTCATGTAGGTTGtgtaattttttacattaaaatcAACGTGTGGGAGACTGGTTTCCAAGACAAAGAGACGGGAAAACGCAGACCGTTCTAATTTGTGGCGTGTTTCGTGTCTAGTGTGTCCAGTGTACGGTGTTACCAAACTGAATTTAGACCTGGTAGATACGAGTACCCCAGCTCAGATGTACTCCCCATCTGGCAGGGGCTCTTGCAGCATCTCCTCGACCCCATCGACAAATATCATAACCAGTCCGAGGGTGGGTCGGAGGTTCTCCGGCATGTGAGTGTTGTCCCCCCCGAGAACCACCACGCAAGGCTTCCCGCTGACCAGCGGCGGCAGTATTCTGGTGACATACTGATTCAGGCGGTGGTGGTTCTCGCGCCGGGCGTCCAGCGTGATCAGGCCGTCGGGCCAACGGTCCTCGTGGCACCGGTCCACCATCAGATTGAGCAAGTGCATCGGACAGCCGCAGGTGCGCAGGACGTCCCGCACCATGACGTGCATGGGCGTGTCCGGGGTGGAGATGAGACTGCCCCAGGTGCGGACGTTGGCTAGGGGCAGTCCATTACCCCACTGCATCAGAGAGTAGCGGTCCAGCTGCTCGCCGATATTACGCATCACCGGATTGGTAGAGCGCAGGGCCGCAATGTAGTACTGAAGCAGCTCCAGCTCGCGTCGCTGGATGACGATTCGGAGCTCCTGGGTGGCCTGCGTCTCCTTCAGCTCGGCGATCTCGGCCATTTGGTTCTGGACCAGCTCCCGCAGCTCAAACACGCAGTTGTGCCTGGCCAGCTCGTCTTTAGGCACCTTCATGCCGCACCCCTTGTTGCACTCGACCACGACCTTAGGATTGTGCTCGCAGCCGGCCACATGGGATCGGTACTCCTCGAGGGCCAGCAGCTGGGAGCAGCCGTTTTCGGCGAAGGAGCACTTGATTTTAAGCCGGGAGAGCATGTTGCGCATCAGCCGGGAAACGGGCACCAAATGGCCGGGAAGCAGGTCAGACCGGTCCACCGGACATATCTGTTTCTGCTGCATCCACTTGTCGATGCAGGCCCGGCAGTAGGCATGCTCGCAGCCGCAGGACTGCACCGGATCCTCGAGGATATCCGCGCAGATGGGGCAGATCAGCTCCTCGTCCACGTGGCCCACAATGTACGGTAGATCAAAGCCCATGCTGGATATATGATTTCGATTGCCAATCCGATTCCGAGACTCTTTTGTCGATGAAAGCTTTCAAGAATATCTGCCAGATAAAGAGTGCAATAGGTCGACCTTGTACTAAAACTTACCACAGAGCTTGCTTCTAGAGATACTTTCCGAAATACTcgatttttataattttctgaTCGAAATGTAGATGCGTCAGATCTGGCAAATAGTGTCAATGGTGACATCTGGTTGAATGCCAACTACTTACTAATTACGTAGCAAGGCACAACTAGGTAGCTAGATTTTACTGTTTATTCCAGACAGagtaaaatgcatttttttaagACTTATCCATCATCTTCTATGCAAACACTTTCTGTGTGGCTCCAACGTTTTAGGACACTTCAATTTCAATTCAAGCGCAACAGAAACCAAGTAACCAACAAACAGAGAGTCCCATCCACCCACttaggaggaggaggagggccAGGCTAGAAAGCATTTTCTTTAAGGCACTTGCATACAGGGGCGGTCGTAAAACCCTTTGCATATTTATAGTCCCAACTGCTGCGGAAGTTATGCAAATTGGAAAACTTATGGTACGACAACCCGGAATGGAGAGGCCCCAGTCCCACCGAAGACGTCCACGTTCACGTTCGCATGGTCAAAACAAATGCCAGagttgaattttatttataaagtgaaattttacaaattaacAGCAAATGCTGGGACATGGGCAAACAAATAAACTTTCCATCTTTAGCTCGACAATGAACGAAATTCGAACAAGCACTCGTCAGAGGACACACACACCACGATTGTGACAACATATTGCCATGTCAAAATATTTACACTATATCAACTACTCCATAGCTAGGATAGATGCAAATATACGCTGcctatatatatgcatatatatatgtaaacaAATGCCGGCAAAGGGCCAGGACATTGTGTGACTGGAAATTCGGTTTTAAATTTCATTGGGCTCTGCCATCCGCTTTGGATATTAAATTTCATGTTTTTCCTTCTTGTGGCACTCGGCCATTGTCTGCATTTTTCCATTTGTATGACAACTGGACTGGCTTTTCTTGGACTACAATTTAAGTTCCAATGCATCTGCCGTAGTTGTAGCGTTTATCGCAAAATGCAACTGTCAGTCAGAGCCAGTCTTTGAGTTTTCGTTATTTCCTCTacaatgaaaattttaacaGAGACACTTAGGAATTATTGCTTTCGGTGATGAATCGAATAAATCATAATTGATCAATGGTTGTTTCTCTTCCCTTCTCCGATTGcccaaaaaataattaaaatttcctCCTTTTTCGGCTTCTTGAATTGGGAATTTTAACAATATTTCGTGTTTCGGAACTGATGAAGCGcattagaaaataattttcatttgACTGGGTTTCGATAAAAAGCAGTCTAGCACAGAGACAATCAGGCCACACAATCAAGCCAAGCCACTCAAGCAAGCTAATTTAATAAGTTTATCAAAACACATATTCGGAgtcaaacaaataaatttaaatacacaccacaagaatatttttggcaTTGAACGGTCGGCCTCTAATGAAAATCAACACTTCCGGTTTGGTAAGTTCAGGCGAAATCTTGCAGATACACAGATGCATAGataaatatgtaaaaattttgtcctggAATATTGTGGGCACAACTAATAAGAGTAGCAACGTGTAAACAGATATTACGTGAGTGCCTTAGAGTCGGAATGTAACGAGCTACAAATTCTTGCCACAAAATGTATATTTGTATTTGAATTTCCAGTCCTTCCGTTCTTGCCATTACTGGGAAAGGCGAGCACGTGTCACGTTTGCACCGAATGGTAGGAGTTCTAGtcctatattttattttcagtgaGGATAATCATTAAATGTTTGGTTTTTTctgataaaatatatattttttaaatacttttctAATTCTTAAATATAGGTTTAATTAAATACAGGATTTTAGGATATTTTTCTCTTGCCAAGTTCATGCCCCGTTTCACTTAATACACATTGTAGAGACCTGGCAAGAACGGTAATTTCATCATTGTGACAACTTGTTTCACTCGCATTAGGATCCATTTCCTAGAGCAACAAGCCAATTGTCATCCAAGTGCCGTACGCATCACCCgcaaaaacatacaaaaaattaCCATGAATTACAGTAATTCCGGCTGTGCTGCCAACGGAACGCTGCTCTTGGCCCTAAGCCATGCCATTACATGGAAATGGGACATGTCAGCCAGTACCAGTGCCAGGACGAGGTCGAGGAGCAGGACCAGGACGCGTGTATGTTGGTGCTGCTGGTCCTGATGGCCCGATCTCTTGGCTCAGCTATATGGTCAAGCGGTCACGTTCGCATTGTATGACCGGAACGTGCAATTTTTCCACAGGACGCGGGCCGGCAGGGGTAATCGGAATGAGAAACGCAATAAGCACAAGTTTTATGCAATAAAATTAGCCCGCTCACACAGGCACCAACACAGGCACATCACACACAGGACGCAGGACACGCAGGACGCAGGATGCTTCAGTGGCTGATAAGATAATTTTATTTGGATGTTATTGCATAAAGTCATGTGAGCGGCGGAAATGAGTTAACCTAAAGTAAAGCGGCTACGTGCCTCCTCTCGGGCTCCGGTTGATATGGCAGGAGGCATTTCGCTTTCCAGGGGGTTCCGCCGATAGTTGGGGTAAATAGATTTTAATATGATAATTGATAAGCTGAAATATTGATGAATTAAGCTCACTGTCtgattatattatttttgtttaatataattatgttatgttttttttccatataaacaaataaatattttaaggagGAAATGTGTATATATTCGATTGAGATAGCATAAGCTATAGCTGATTAAACTACATATGTGTATTCAATATTAATTGAAAGATGCATTCTTTACTTTAAGGATTTCTATACATCagagcaatttttattttttgctagaaaaatataaaatttgatTTACGAACTTAATGTTCAACTCCATAAACAAGGACATCAGACATTCCTCTTGACCTGCTGACCCTGCAGTTATGTTTATGCCTGCCGCAACCTCGGCCACCCTCCAACAAGCCATCACCATCATAATCATCACCGCAAGCCAGGGAATGTTACGCACAAATTAGGCAAAAAAGCCAAATTCAACTTGGACTTGGTTCTGGATTCATTGTTCGCTCAGGCGCCACTAAATCGCTGGTATCAGCATGCCAGTGGCAATGGTCTTTTTGTGGCATTCCCAAAACTTTTTCAGAAGCCGACTTGTCTGTGAACTAATGTCTATACATCTTTGAGGTTAGAGTAGTTCGCAAATACTTACTAGTATAAATTACTTACTAATATAAACATCCTTTGAAAGTCAGATTTACTTTCTTTGGGAAATGGAAACACATTTTCTGTTAGTTGGTAAAGAGAATTAAATATTCGTTCATCTCTTATGAATATTTCGTTTCAAAAATGTTTGCCGTGAACGTTTTGCTGGAATTTAACAACTGACcgcacacacaaaaatattgtTGCCACACCCGAGGCGACAACAAACCCAGAACGATGAAAACGGGCGAGGAAAGGCCTCAAGTGCCGCAAGAGCACTTAATACTAATTAGCTTTGCGCCTACGACCTGCCCGGACCGTAGCGTAGCAGAGCGGCATTTCCGGATATGGAGCCAAGTCCGTGGAGGAGTCACGGCCCACGAGGATGAGGAGGCCGGGGGCAGGGGTGTCATTGGCAATCTGTGCCGCGCTTAAGTGGCCGCAACACGCAGAAACACGGAAAATGGTGGCCGGGGTGGGTTAACAGCTTTGGGGCGTCATTTTTATGAGCTAATTAAGTTGTTAGACTTGATGAAAAACTCATTTCGTCGCAGGTCCATATCTAATTTGCATTAATTACGAGCCGGCGACATCAACacaataaataacaaaagcattaatattagaaaaatgagTTGGTTTATTTCtggaaaaaatatcaaatatctTTAAGCCAAAGTTAGCCTTTTCCTTGGCTATCATTTGCCACACAACCAATAATTGGCCGACAATTTGCATTTATTGGCAACTGCAGAAATATGTAATAAGCCTGCAAACGACCAACTTTCTGCCCGGAATCTGTCACTGGAGTTTCTAGCAACACTTACAGTGCTCACTTAGTATATAGGTCTCACAGAGTGTCGTTTGTCTTGTCCTGCCAATTTCAAATTTGCACATAGTTTATAATTTGCTTAGGAACTTGACAGGATCctgcaattgaaattgcaCTATGCAACTTTTTAATGGCCAAAGGCTCAAGCAACTTGCAGCAGGCGCTTTATAGTTGGCCTTTCTGAAAACTTTTCGAATCACAGACGAATGGCTAAGCTCTTTTAATGGGTGTTCCTCCGGAATGTCTGGGACATTAATTTCATGCAATTCAAGGTCAGCAGGAATTTAATcggaaaagtttttaaaaatgatttcaAAAGGTTAATCCTAGAATTATTGCAAAGATTTCTATTAACTTTTTGTTCGTTTTCCAGGACTTTCAATTTGTATGATATAACTCAGTAATATTTAGGGACAAGAGATTCGAGAATGAAAGGGTTACATTActctatttacaaaaaaatttaaaataatacaaacaGTTGAGAACTAGAGAGCTAAGCCTAACAGCCGTAGTTACAGCTTTAATCCTTATCCTTGTAAACACTTGACGAAAATCACAAGActccttttattttatgagaCCGAGTCAATCGTCTAAATCTCTTTAATGGACTTCTAAAACCCACAATCAAAATACACCCATCCGAAAACGCAACTTAATTTTCCAATGCTCGAACAACAGAAAAATCCGGgggaaaaaagagaaaaaccTCCAATCTGACAGAATTAAGTGCCCCCTGGGGTCCACTCACCGAAAAGCCCGGCAACTGTTGGACATTTTGATGTATAGCCGTCAAAATTGCTCGCCCAGCAAGTCATCACAATAAATGCCAAtttattttcgctttttttttgtttgttgcaaAAAGGCGATTCCAAGCGACAGCCAACAGCCAACAACCAACAAGCGACGAGTCTGAAGAGTTTCGGCAGGCAAATCGAACAATGATTAATCATTGGTCGAAGGACATAATTATTTTGGCACCAAAGTTGGCGGCTGAACGGTGGCGGCTAATAAAATCGTTGACAGAAAAGAAACTCTGCTGGCCATAATGATTATGTAATGAATATGTTTGGGGCGGAAAACTTTTGCAGCAAACTTTCGAGGAGCCGTACAAAAGTGTTACCTTATTGGACGGAGAGTGGCTACTTGGTCGTACAGACGATGGAGGGACAATTGGAGAAAGGGGACTCTGGTGTCGCTGTCGTGATAAATTATGTTAATAACGTTGAGTAGGCAACTTGGCTAAAAGTTGAAAGCTGCTAAAGTTTTTCCGGGGTCTGAGGCTCATCCCTTGTCAAGAATCAGGCCACGTTCCAGAGCCGCACTTATTATGCCGATGCCCGGTTCGACCGGCATTCGACCATAATATTGTGTGCATATCATATTGAGTGGTTGGCCCTAAGTAGTTGGCCACACTCTCGGCCAAACTCGTCGCTCCCTATCCAGCTCGCATACTTTATTAATTCACTTAGCAAAGTGTAATCCTATCACGTCAATAAGATTATGGTTTTCGgaatctttaatatttttcttgttgccagcAGAGAAcacttgttgttgctgtttatGGAAATCACAACCCTCGACTTGGCTTTCGTCCTGGCTTTCGCAGTTGCCAGTTGGCGTCATGCATAACAATGACTTACTTTTTCCCAAGGATTCGTATTCGTCCTTTTTGACGCCCGGCGCTCTCATCGGCGAACTTTGAGTTTCCTTGGCTTTTTAATATGTGCCAACGTTTATTCTTATTTAACTAGATTGTGTTGTGGGAGTTTTTGTTGGCCTTTTAGCTTTAGTTGTTTGCTTTTACGATTATTAAAAAGTTATACGTTGGACTGAAGAATGCATATTGCGAGGTATTGCTTACCTTTGAGATGTAAAC includes these proteins:
- the LOC6504370 gene encoding E3 ubiquitin-protein ligase NRDP1 isoform X2, which encodes MGFDLPYIVGHVDEELICPICADILEDPVQSCGCEHAYCRACIDKWMQQKQICPVDRSDLLPGHLVPVSRLMRNMLSRLKIKCSFAENGCSQLLALEEYRSHVAGCEHNPKVVVECNKGCGMKVPKDELARHNCVFELRELVQNQMAEIAELKETQATQELRIVIQRRELELLQYYIAALRSTNPVMRNIGEQLDRYSLMQWGNGLPLANVRTWGSLISTPDTPMHVMVRDVLRTCGCPMHLLNLMVDRCHEDRWPDGLITLDARRENHHRLNQYVTRILPPLVSGKPCVVVLGGDNTHMPENLRPTLGLVMIFVDGVEEMLQEPLPDGEYI
- the LOC6504370 gene encoding E3 ubiquitin-protein ligase NRDP1 isoform X1, which gives rise to MSPLTLFARSDASTFRSENYKNRVFRKVSLEASSVLSSTKESRNRIGNRNHISSMGFDLPYIVGHVDEELICPICADILEDPVQSCGCEHAYCRACIDKWMQQKQICPVDRSDLLPGHLVPVSRLMRNMLSRLKIKCSFAENGCSQLLALEEYRSHVAGCEHNPKVVVECNKGCGMKVPKDELARHNCVFELRELVQNQMAEIAELKETQATQELRIVIQRRELELLQYYIAALRSTNPVMRNIGEQLDRYSLMQWGNGLPLANVRTWGSLISTPDTPMHVMVRDVLRTCGCPMHLLNLMVDRCHEDRWPDGLITLDARRENHHRLNQYVTRILPPLVSGKPCVVVLGGDNTHMPENLRPTLGLVMIFVDGVEEMLQEPLPDGEYI